One genomic region from Cataglyphis hispanica isolate Lineage 1 chromosome 11, ULB_Chis1_1.0, whole genome shotgun sequence encodes:
- the LOC126852694 gene encoding diacylglycerol lipase-alpha isoform X1: protein MIARDALVLFTCIFVARHVVRCACSLAYVGYVAVIVVRRMPSLIAFGRRWSIASDDLLFPGAVLFCVHLFELTVLGVLLGILEWDRSVPCILLMWEYMIGYEGLFVACMAVEFFICFLATRGSILDTAARAPMQYILYIRLFLVLVETGWLCAGVTWLARYYQTCRVDQAKDVMLGLVISNWCLLALLMVTIWCTYDAAGRSWVKMKKYQRSMREAESRGARLHYKRSGSRNRNWRQRKVIRAYQDSWDNRCRLLFCCMGNSDRSRNSFADIARLLSDFFRDLDVVPSDVVAGLVLLRKFQKIERELIVKQRKNDTYEFLSGVPVTPRTKFLSLTEDGDLGHFQLAIHYMHFALAAYGWPMFLVDPSTELCQLCTRLQCGCFPCGARHEDEATIVEDNCCRCNYAALSRMLDLGEIEVVYATFHVDVGETPFFVALDYTKKKIVISIRGTISMKDVLTDLNAEGEVLPLSPPREDWFGHKGMVQAAEYIRKKLQEEDIIARARAKNPSRGTHQFGLTLVGHSLGAGTAAILAILLKQDYPDLVCFSFGPPGGLLSMPAQQYSQEFITSVVVGKDVVPRIGLRQMESLRADLINAIKRSVDPKWKTIACSVMCCGCGSTPTSAANLEAGGCISEYQRDKDRARAQTVVPSDSSIALTLHRPLYPPGRIIHVVRHHPNKGEQKYETSWRQMLSKREPVYQALWAGPCDFDEVLISPVMIQDHMPDNMLRALNKVVTTLGPAKPQRLASGHPSSTEASSEAAREHQTIDVQELEVQEQEMRALLSPSSPSRCHLLAGTPPHRLCLETSFTSLQSPTDIPQAGRELSVDSRGIPWEYLSLASELLTTPRLEDGKPPSRWDDPTRMAPLATPETLSEASTSSPPSPVIPAPRPMRRTPKIPGNLSTAADDLKNNLHYAMLSAKNYFLRTTGEHAGGSNNGSSSGNSEASYESAKSLTTAGLPPPVPRRRDSVIVRREQRTCTAACCRDDLSENSSTRTSSHSSRVSHTSHRVQVEVNEENDTNGSSLDFYEAKGSSGQRDSSNDVFLSVRSSPECKGLMAPATDLGAEWKKGIDAMSDASLPLLRGLSPTPTPGQHNSPFFNAKRKKYVYPITLVGRGESSV, encoded by the exons GCTGACGGTGCTGGGCGTTCTACTGGGGATTCTCGAATGGGATCGTAGCGTCCCCTGCATTCTTCTCATGTGGGAGTACATGATCGGATACGAGGGCCTCTTCGTGGCCTGCATGGCAGTGGAATTCTTCATCTGCTTCCTGGCAACGAGGGGCAGTATCCTTGACACTGCGGCAAGGGCGCCGATGCAGTACATCCTTTACATCCGGTTGT TCTTGGTGTTGGTGGAGACCGGATGGCTATGCGCAGGTGTTACTTGGTTAGCGCGTTATTATCAAACCTGTCGAGTGGACCAAGCTAAAGACGTTATGTTAG GTTTGGTGATATCGAACTGGTGCTTGCTGGCGTTGCTGATGGTGACTATTTGGTGCACGTACGACGCCGCCGGCAGGTCCTGggtaaagatgaaaaaatatcagcGCAGCATGAGGGAGGCGGAGTCGAGGGGGGCCAGATTGCATTACAAGCGCAGCGGCAGCAGAAATAGAAATTGGCGACAACG AAAAGTTATACGCGCCTATCAGGATAGCTGGGACAATAGGTGCAGGCTGCTGTTCTGCTGCATGGGTAACTCCGATCGCAGTCGA AACTCGTTTGCCGACATCGCCCGGCTGCTGAGCGACTTCTTCCGCGATCTGGACGTAGTACCCTCGGACGTGGTGGCCGGTCTGGTGCTACTCAGAAAGTTTCAAAAGATCGAGCGCGAGTTGATAGTCAAGCAGCGCAAGAATGATACGTACGAGTTCCTGTCGGGAGTGCCGGTGACGCCGCGTACCAAGTTCCTGTCCCTGACCGAGGACGGCGATCTGGGCCACTTTCAATTGGCCATCCACTATATGCACTTTGCCCTGGCCGCTTACGGCTGGCCCATGTTTCTTGTCGATCCCTCCACCGAGCTCTGCCAGTTATGCACCAG ATTACAATGTGGCTGTTTCCCATGCGGCGCCCGTCACGAGGACGAGGCGACGATCGTCGAGGACAATTGCTGCCGGTGCAATTACGCCGCCCTGAGCAGGATGCTCGACTTAGGGGAGATCGAGGTCGTCTACGCGACCTTCCACGTCGATGTCGGCGAGACGCCGTTCTTCGTCGCGCTCGATTATACGAAGAAAAAG ATTGTAATCAGTATACGAGGGACCATAAGCATGAAGGACGTGCTAACGGACTTGAACGCCGAAGGCGAGGTTCTACCTTTGTCGCCACCGCGAGAGGACTGGTTCGGTCACAAGGGGATGGTACAGGCCGCCGAATACATACGCAAGAAGTTACAGGAAGAGGATATTATCGCGCGTGCTCGCGCCAAG AATCCTTCTAGGGGCACACATCAATTCGGATTGACCTTGGTGGGACATTCGTTGGGCGCCGGCACGGCGGCGATCCTCGCGATTCTGCTGAAGCAGGATTATCCGGACTTGGTGTGCTTCTCATTCGGGCCACCCGGTGGACTGCTGAGCATGCCTGCCCAACAATATAGCCAGGAATTTATCACGTCCGTCGTGGTGGGTAAGGACGTCGTACCGAGGATCGGACTCCGACAAATGGAGAGTCTGAGAGCGGATCTCATCAACGCTATAAAAAGAAGCGTCGATCCGAAA TGGAAGACGATTGCGTGCTCGGTGATGTGCTGCGGCTGCGGCTCGACGCCCACATCGGCGGCAAATCTAGAGGCCGGCGGTTGCATCAGCGAATACCAGCGGGACAAGGATCGGGCGCGCGCTCAAACCGTCGTGCCCAGTGATTCCAGCATTGCCCTGACTCTGCACAGGCCCTTATATCCGCCGGGAAGAATTATACACGTGGTCCGTCATCATCCGAACAAGGGCGA GCAGAAGTATGAGACGAGTTGGAG ACAAATGTTGAGCAAACGCGAACCGGTGTACCAGGCGCTATGGGCCGGTCCGTGCGATTTCGATGAGGTGCTGATCAGCCCGGTGATGATACAGGATCATATGCCGGACAACATGCTACGCGCGTTGAACAAG GTTGTCACGACCCTGGGTCCAGCCAAGCCGCAGCGACTAGCGTCCGGACACCCGTCCTCGACGGAAGCGTCGTCGGAAGCGGCACGCGAGCATCAGACGATTGATGTCCAGGAGTTGGAGGTGCAGGAGCAGGAGATGCGGGCTTTGCTGTCGCCCTCCAGCCCAAGCAGATGTCACCTACTGGCCGGCACTCCGCCGCACCGGCTTTGCCTGGAGACAAGCTTCACATCGCTGCAAAGCCCGACGGATATACCGCAAGCGGGCCGCGAGCTTAGCGTGGACTCGCGTGGAATCCCATGGGAGTATCTCAGCCTTGCTAGCGAGCTGCTCACCACGCCCAGGCTGGAAGACGGCAAACC ACCGAGCCGTTGGGATGACCCGACGCGCATGGCGCCCTTGGCTACGCCGGAGACGCTGTCAGAAGCATCGACGAGCAGCCCGCCTTCGCCAGTGATACCAGCGCCTAGACCAATGCGACGCACGCCCAAAATCCCGGGAAACTTGTCAACGGCGGCGGACGATCTCAAGAATAATCTGCACTACGCGATGCTCTCGGCGAAGAACTATTTCCTGAGGACGACGGGGGAGCATGCGGGAGGCAGTAATAACGGCAGCAGCAGCGGTAACAGCGAGGCGAGCTACGAGAGTGCCAAGAGCCTCACCACCGCCGGTCTTCCGCCGCCGGTCCCAAGACGACGAGATTCCGTCATCGTTAGAAG AGAACAACGAACATGCACAGCGGCGTGTTGTAGAGATGATTTATCGGAGAACTCATCGACCCGCACGTCATCTCACTCCTCGAGAGTTTCTCATACTTCGCACCGTGTTCAGGTGGAAGTCAATGAGGAGAACGATACTAATGGCTCCAGTCTGGATTTTTACGAAGCAAAG GGTTCTTCCGGCCAGCGCGACAGTAGCAACGACGTTTTTCTCAGCGTGCGCAGTTCACCGGAGTGCAAAGGGCTTATGGCACCGGCTACAGATTTAGGAGCCGAGTGGAAGAAAGGAATCGACGCTATGAGCGATGCTTCGTTACCGCTTCTCCGAGGTTTGTCGCCTACGCCGACCCCAGGTCAGCACAATTCACCCTTCTTCAACGCTAAGCGGAAGAAATATGTGTACCCCATTACACTGGTGGGACGTGGAGAAAGCAGCGTCTAG
- the LOC126852694 gene encoding diacylglycerol lipase-alpha isoform X5 has protein sequence MIARDALVLFTCIFVARHVVRCACSLAYVGYVAVIVVRRMPSLIAFGRRWSIASDDLLFPGAVLFCVHLFELTVLGVLLGILEWDRSVPCILLMWEYMIGYEGLFVACMAVEFFICFLATRGSILDTAARAPMQYILYIRLFLVLVETGWLCAGVTWLARYYQTCRVDQAKDVMLGLVISNWCLLALLMVTIWCTYDAAGRSWVKMKKYQRSMREAESRGARLHYKRSGSRNRNWRQRKVIRAYQDSWDNRCRLLFCCMGNSDRSRNSFADIARLLSDFFRDLDVVPSDVVAGLVLLRKFQKIERELIVKQRKNDTYEFLSGVPVTPRTKFLSLTEDGDLGHFQLAIHYMHFALAAYGWPMFLVDPSTELCQLCTRLQCGCFPCGARHEDEATIVEDNCCRCNYAALSRMLDLGEIEVVYATFHVDVGETPFFVALDYTKKKIVISIRGTISMKDVLTDLNAEGEVLPLSPPREDWFGHKGMVQAAEYIRKKLQEEDIIARARAKNPSRGTHQFGLTLVGHSLGAGTAAILAILLKQDYPDLVCFSFGPPGGLLSMPAQQYSQEFITSVVVGKDVVPRIGLRQMESLRADLINAIKRSVDPKWKTIACSVMCCGCGSTPTSAANLEAGGCISEYQRDKDRARAQTVVPSDSSIALTLHRPLYPPGRIIHVVRHHPNKGEQKYETSWRQMLSKREPVYQALWAGPCDFDEVLISPVMIQDHMPDNMLRALNKVLACRDRACAEAGATTGAGNAAEAIAVIDMAVIELRDETQPPLDHQHIVVLHHQGTPDARAIASSSRTRPSRWDDPTRMAPLATPETLSEASTSSPPSPVIPAPRPMRRTPKIPGNLSTAADDLKNNLHYAMLSAKNYFLRTTGEHAGGSNNGSSSGNSEASYESAKSLTTAGLPPPVPRRRDSVIVRREQRTCTAACCRDDLSENSSTRTSSHSSRVSHTSHRVQVEVNEENDTNGSSLDFYEAKGSSGQRDSSNDVFLSVRSSPECKGLMAPATDLGAEWKKGIDAMSDASLPLLRGLSPTPTPGQHNSPFFNAKRKKYVYPITLVGRGESSV, from the exons GCTGACGGTGCTGGGCGTTCTACTGGGGATTCTCGAATGGGATCGTAGCGTCCCCTGCATTCTTCTCATGTGGGAGTACATGATCGGATACGAGGGCCTCTTCGTGGCCTGCATGGCAGTGGAATTCTTCATCTGCTTCCTGGCAACGAGGGGCAGTATCCTTGACACTGCGGCAAGGGCGCCGATGCAGTACATCCTTTACATCCGGTTGT TCTTGGTGTTGGTGGAGACCGGATGGCTATGCGCAGGTGTTACTTGGTTAGCGCGTTATTATCAAACCTGTCGAGTGGACCAAGCTAAAGACGTTATGTTAG GTTTGGTGATATCGAACTGGTGCTTGCTGGCGTTGCTGATGGTGACTATTTGGTGCACGTACGACGCCGCCGGCAGGTCCTGggtaaagatgaaaaaatatcagcGCAGCATGAGGGAGGCGGAGTCGAGGGGGGCCAGATTGCATTACAAGCGCAGCGGCAGCAGAAATAGAAATTGGCGACAACG AAAAGTTATACGCGCCTATCAGGATAGCTGGGACAATAGGTGCAGGCTGCTGTTCTGCTGCATGGGTAACTCCGATCGCAGTCGA AACTCGTTTGCCGACATCGCCCGGCTGCTGAGCGACTTCTTCCGCGATCTGGACGTAGTACCCTCGGACGTGGTGGCCGGTCTGGTGCTACTCAGAAAGTTTCAAAAGATCGAGCGCGAGTTGATAGTCAAGCAGCGCAAGAATGATACGTACGAGTTCCTGTCGGGAGTGCCGGTGACGCCGCGTACCAAGTTCCTGTCCCTGACCGAGGACGGCGATCTGGGCCACTTTCAATTGGCCATCCACTATATGCACTTTGCCCTGGCCGCTTACGGCTGGCCCATGTTTCTTGTCGATCCCTCCACCGAGCTCTGCCAGTTATGCACCAG ATTACAATGTGGCTGTTTCCCATGCGGCGCCCGTCACGAGGACGAGGCGACGATCGTCGAGGACAATTGCTGCCGGTGCAATTACGCCGCCCTGAGCAGGATGCTCGACTTAGGGGAGATCGAGGTCGTCTACGCGACCTTCCACGTCGATGTCGGCGAGACGCCGTTCTTCGTCGCGCTCGATTATACGAAGAAAAAG ATTGTAATCAGTATACGAGGGACCATAAGCATGAAGGACGTGCTAACGGACTTGAACGCCGAAGGCGAGGTTCTACCTTTGTCGCCACCGCGAGAGGACTGGTTCGGTCACAAGGGGATGGTACAGGCCGCCGAATACATACGCAAGAAGTTACAGGAAGAGGATATTATCGCGCGTGCTCGCGCCAAG AATCCTTCTAGGGGCACACATCAATTCGGATTGACCTTGGTGGGACATTCGTTGGGCGCCGGCACGGCGGCGATCCTCGCGATTCTGCTGAAGCAGGATTATCCGGACTTGGTGTGCTTCTCATTCGGGCCACCCGGTGGACTGCTGAGCATGCCTGCCCAACAATATAGCCAGGAATTTATCACGTCCGTCGTGGTGGGTAAGGACGTCGTACCGAGGATCGGACTCCGACAAATGGAGAGTCTGAGAGCGGATCTCATCAACGCTATAAAAAGAAGCGTCGATCCGAAA TGGAAGACGATTGCGTGCTCGGTGATGTGCTGCGGCTGCGGCTCGACGCCCACATCGGCGGCAAATCTAGAGGCCGGCGGTTGCATCAGCGAATACCAGCGGGACAAGGATCGGGCGCGCGCTCAAACCGTCGTGCCCAGTGATTCCAGCATTGCCCTGACTCTGCACAGGCCCTTATATCCGCCGGGAAGAATTATACACGTGGTCCGTCATCATCCGAACAAGGGCGA GCAGAAGTATGAGACGAGTTGGAG ACAAATGTTGAGCAAACGCGAACCGGTGTACCAGGCGCTATGGGCCGGTCCGTGCGATTTCGATGAGGTGCTGATCAGCCCGGTGATGATACAGGATCATATGCCGGACAACATGCTACGCGCGTTGAACAAG GTGCTGGCGTGCAGAGATCGGGCCTGCGCGGAAGCGGGGGCGACAACGGGGGCTGGGAATGCTGCTGAAGCCATCGCGGTGATAGACATGGCAGTGATCGAACTCAGGGATGAGACGCAGCCACCTCTTGATCATCAGCACATCGTAGTGCTCCATCATCAGGGTACACCGGATGCTCGTGCTATCGCGTCCTCCTCGCGCACAAG ACCGAGCCGTTGGGATGACCCGACGCGCATGGCGCCCTTGGCTACGCCGGAGACGCTGTCAGAAGCATCGACGAGCAGCCCGCCTTCGCCAGTGATACCAGCGCCTAGACCAATGCGACGCACGCCCAAAATCCCGGGAAACTTGTCAACGGCGGCGGACGATCTCAAGAATAATCTGCACTACGCGATGCTCTCGGCGAAGAACTATTTCCTGAGGACGACGGGGGAGCATGCGGGAGGCAGTAATAACGGCAGCAGCAGCGGTAACAGCGAGGCGAGCTACGAGAGTGCCAAGAGCCTCACCACCGCCGGTCTTCCGCCGCCGGTCCCAAGACGACGAGATTCCGTCATCGTTAGAAG AGAACAACGAACATGCACAGCGGCGTGTTGTAGAGATGATTTATCGGAGAACTCATCGACCCGCACGTCATCTCACTCCTCGAGAGTTTCTCATACTTCGCACCGTGTTCAGGTGGAAGTCAATGAGGAGAACGATACTAATGGCTCCAGTCTGGATTTTTACGAAGCAAAG GGTTCTTCCGGCCAGCGCGACAGTAGCAACGACGTTTTTCTCAGCGTGCGCAGTTCACCGGAGTGCAAAGGGCTTATGGCACCGGCTACAGATTTAGGAGCCGAGTGGAAGAAAGGAATCGACGCTATGAGCGATGCTTCGTTACCGCTTCTCCGAGGTTTGTCGCCTACGCCGACCCCAGGTCAGCACAATTCACCCTTCTTCAACGCTAAGCGGAAGAAATATGTGTACCCCATTACACTGGTGGGACGTGGAGAAAGCAGCGTCTAG
- the LOC126852694 gene encoding diacylglycerol lipase-alpha isoform X2, with product MIARDALVLFTCIFVARHVVRCACSLAYVGYVAVIVVRRMPSLIAFGRRWSIASDDLLFPGAVLFCVHLFELTVLGVLLGILEWDRSVPCILLMWEYMIGYEGLFVACMAVEFFICFLATRGSILDTAARAPMQYILYIRLFLVLVETGWLCAGVTWLARYYQTCRVDQAKDVMLGLVISNWCLLALLMVTIWCTYDAAGRSWVKMKKYQRSMREAESRGARLHYKRSGSRNRNWRQRKVIRAYQDSWDNRCRLLFCCMGNSDRSRNSFADIARLLSDFFRDLDVVPSDVVAGLVLLRKFQKIERELIVKQRKNDTYEFLSGVPVTPRTKFLSLTEDGDLGHFQLAIHYMHFALAAYGWPMFLVDPSTELCQLCTRLQCGCFPCGARHEDEATIVEDNCCRCNYAALSRMLDLGEIEVVYATFHVDVGETPFFVALDYTKKKIVISIRGTISMKDVLTDLNAEGEVLPLSPPREDWFGHKGMVQAAEYIRKKLQEEDIIARARAKNPSRGTHQFGLTLVGHSLGAGTAAILAILLKQDYPDLVCFSFGPPGGLLSMPAQQYSQEFITSVVVGKDVVPRIGLRQMESLRADLINAIKRSVDPKWKTIACSVMCCGCGSTPTSAANLEAGGCISEYQRDKDRARAQTVVPSDSSIALTLHRPLYPPGRIIHVVRHHPNKGEQMLSKREPVYQALWAGPCDFDEVLISPVMIQDHMPDNMLRALNKVVTTLGPAKPQRLASGHPSSTEASSEAAREHQTIDVQELEVQEQEMRALLSPSSPSRCHLLAGTPPHRLCLETSFTSLQSPTDIPQAGRELSVDSRGIPWEYLSLASELLTTPRLEDGKPPSRWDDPTRMAPLATPETLSEASTSSPPSPVIPAPRPMRRTPKIPGNLSTAADDLKNNLHYAMLSAKNYFLRTTGEHAGGSNNGSSSGNSEASYESAKSLTTAGLPPPVPRRRDSVIVRREQRTCTAACCRDDLSENSSTRTSSHSSRVSHTSHRVQVEVNEENDTNGSSLDFYEAKGSSGQRDSSNDVFLSVRSSPECKGLMAPATDLGAEWKKGIDAMSDASLPLLRGLSPTPTPGQHNSPFFNAKRKKYVYPITLVGRGESSV from the exons GCTGACGGTGCTGGGCGTTCTACTGGGGATTCTCGAATGGGATCGTAGCGTCCCCTGCATTCTTCTCATGTGGGAGTACATGATCGGATACGAGGGCCTCTTCGTGGCCTGCATGGCAGTGGAATTCTTCATCTGCTTCCTGGCAACGAGGGGCAGTATCCTTGACACTGCGGCAAGGGCGCCGATGCAGTACATCCTTTACATCCGGTTGT TCTTGGTGTTGGTGGAGACCGGATGGCTATGCGCAGGTGTTACTTGGTTAGCGCGTTATTATCAAACCTGTCGAGTGGACCAAGCTAAAGACGTTATGTTAG GTTTGGTGATATCGAACTGGTGCTTGCTGGCGTTGCTGATGGTGACTATTTGGTGCACGTACGACGCCGCCGGCAGGTCCTGggtaaagatgaaaaaatatcagcGCAGCATGAGGGAGGCGGAGTCGAGGGGGGCCAGATTGCATTACAAGCGCAGCGGCAGCAGAAATAGAAATTGGCGACAACG AAAAGTTATACGCGCCTATCAGGATAGCTGGGACAATAGGTGCAGGCTGCTGTTCTGCTGCATGGGTAACTCCGATCGCAGTCGA AACTCGTTTGCCGACATCGCCCGGCTGCTGAGCGACTTCTTCCGCGATCTGGACGTAGTACCCTCGGACGTGGTGGCCGGTCTGGTGCTACTCAGAAAGTTTCAAAAGATCGAGCGCGAGTTGATAGTCAAGCAGCGCAAGAATGATACGTACGAGTTCCTGTCGGGAGTGCCGGTGACGCCGCGTACCAAGTTCCTGTCCCTGACCGAGGACGGCGATCTGGGCCACTTTCAATTGGCCATCCACTATATGCACTTTGCCCTGGCCGCTTACGGCTGGCCCATGTTTCTTGTCGATCCCTCCACCGAGCTCTGCCAGTTATGCACCAG ATTACAATGTGGCTGTTTCCCATGCGGCGCCCGTCACGAGGACGAGGCGACGATCGTCGAGGACAATTGCTGCCGGTGCAATTACGCCGCCCTGAGCAGGATGCTCGACTTAGGGGAGATCGAGGTCGTCTACGCGACCTTCCACGTCGATGTCGGCGAGACGCCGTTCTTCGTCGCGCTCGATTATACGAAGAAAAAG ATTGTAATCAGTATACGAGGGACCATAAGCATGAAGGACGTGCTAACGGACTTGAACGCCGAAGGCGAGGTTCTACCTTTGTCGCCACCGCGAGAGGACTGGTTCGGTCACAAGGGGATGGTACAGGCCGCCGAATACATACGCAAGAAGTTACAGGAAGAGGATATTATCGCGCGTGCTCGCGCCAAG AATCCTTCTAGGGGCACACATCAATTCGGATTGACCTTGGTGGGACATTCGTTGGGCGCCGGCACGGCGGCGATCCTCGCGATTCTGCTGAAGCAGGATTATCCGGACTTGGTGTGCTTCTCATTCGGGCCACCCGGTGGACTGCTGAGCATGCCTGCCCAACAATATAGCCAGGAATTTATCACGTCCGTCGTGGTGGGTAAGGACGTCGTACCGAGGATCGGACTCCGACAAATGGAGAGTCTGAGAGCGGATCTCATCAACGCTATAAAAAGAAGCGTCGATCCGAAA TGGAAGACGATTGCGTGCTCGGTGATGTGCTGCGGCTGCGGCTCGACGCCCACATCGGCGGCAAATCTAGAGGCCGGCGGTTGCATCAGCGAATACCAGCGGGACAAGGATCGGGCGCGCGCTCAAACCGTCGTGCCCAGTGATTCCAGCATTGCCCTGACTCTGCACAGGCCCTTATATCCGCCGGGAAGAATTATACACGTGGTCCGTCATCATCCGAACAAGGGCGA ACAAATGTTGAGCAAACGCGAACCGGTGTACCAGGCGCTATGGGCCGGTCCGTGCGATTTCGATGAGGTGCTGATCAGCCCGGTGATGATACAGGATCATATGCCGGACAACATGCTACGCGCGTTGAACAAG GTTGTCACGACCCTGGGTCCAGCCAAGCCGCAGCGACTAGCGTCCGGACACCCGTCCTCGACGGAAGCGTCGTCGGAAGCGGCACGCGAGCATCAGACGATTGATGTCCAGGAGTTGGAGGTGCAGGAGCAGGAGATGCGGGCTTTGCTGTCGCCCTCCAGCCCAAGCAGATGTCACCTACTGGCCGGCACTCCGCCGCACCGGCTTTGCCTGGAGACAAGCTTCACATCGCTGCAAAGCCCGACGGATATACCGCAAGCGGGCCGCGAGCTTAGCGTGGACTCGCGTGGAATCCCATGGGAGTATCTCAGCCTTGCTAGCGAGCTGCTCACCACGCCCAGGCTGGAAGACGGCAAACC ACCGAGCCGTTGGGATGACCCGACGCGCATGGCGCCCTTGGCTACGCCGGAGACGCTGTCAGAAGCATCGACGAGCAGCCCGCCTTCGCCAGTGATACCAGCGCCTAGACCAATGCGACGCACGCCCAAAATCCCGGGAAACTTGTCAACGGCGGCGGACGATCTCAAGAATAATCTGCACTACGCGATGCTCTCGGCGAAGAACTATTTCCTGAGGACGACGGGGGAGCATGCGGGAGGCAGTAATAACGGCAGCAGCAGCGGTAACAGCGAGGCGAGCTACGAGAGTGCCAAGAGCCTCACCACCGCCGGTCTTCCGCCGCCGGTCCCAAGACGACGAGATTCCGTCATCGTTAGAAG AGAACAACGAACATGCACAGCGGCGTGTTGTAGAGATGATTTATCGGAGAACTCATCGACCCGCACGTCATCTCACTCCTCGAGAGTTTCTCATACTTCGCACCGTGTTCAGGTGGAAGTCAATGAGGAGAACGATACTAATGGCTCCAGTCTGGATTTTTACGAAGCAAAG GGTTCTTCCGGCCAGCGCGACAGTAGCAACGACGTTTTTCTCAGCGTGCGCAGTTCACCGGAGTGCAAAGGGCTTATGGCACCGGCTACAGATTTAGGAGCCGAGTGGAAGAAAGGAATCGACGCTATGAGCGATGCTTCGTTACCGCTTCTCCGAGGTTTGTCGCCTACGCCGACCCCAGGTCAGCACAATTCACCCTTCTTCAACGCTAAGCGGAAGAAATATGTGTACCCCATTACACTGGTGGGACGTGGAGAAAGCAGCGTCTAG